In the Clostridium sporogenes genome, one interval contains:
- a CDS encoding MMPL family transporter: protein MSLVKKFGKFITEKRVLVLIVAIALLIPSFYGMAKTKINYDILSYLPEQLDTVKGQKILDKTFSSAATSMVVIDKMEAKDIVKIKDKIAKVDGVEKVLWVDDLMDTSIPKEILPHKIKDSFYNKDSTLMIIKFQESPASERTQEAIATIRTHLNKQCFLSGMSAIIKDTKDLSDKETPFYVLTAVALSVVVLMLTMESTLVPFIFLISIGFAVLYNMGTNVFLGEISYITKALAAVLQLGVTMDYSIFLLHRYEEEKEKYESRNEAMAEAVSNTITAIGGSSLTTIAGFLALCAMNLTLGKDIGLVMAKGVVLGVIATVTILPAFILYFDKAIHKYTHKTILPEFNKTSNLVIKKYKLFILIFLIAFVPAVYGEKNAKVYYNLDETLPKDMQSIVALNKLKDNYNMTTTHFIIVKDKVKPYEIKEMVEKIEKVDGIGKVLSYDKIIGSAIPENFLPQEVKDTFKKGGYNLIIANSEYKAARDEENAQIEEINKIVKNYDKEAMIAGEGPLTKDLIEIADKDFKNVSYVSILAIFAIIFFVFKSISIPVILVSAIQLAIFINMGIPFYTGTEIPFVASIVIGTIQLGATVDYAILMTNRFKEELGYGHNKFEAMKISIQGSAKSIITSALTFFSATAGVAIVSKMELIDSLCILMARGAIISMFVTVFILPSILIVAEPIIAKTSKGWRKSSEAKEASKMPA, encoded by the coding sequence ATGAGTTTGGTGAAAAAATTCGGGAAATTTATTACAGAAAAGAGGGTTTTGGTTCTTATAGTAGCAATTGCTTTGTTGATACCATCTTTTTATGGAATGGCAAAGACAAAGATAAACTATGACATACTGTCTTACCTTCCAGAGCAATTAGATACTGTAAAAGGTCAAAAGATATTGGACAAAACTTTTTCTAGTGCCGCCACTTCTATGGTAGTTATTGACAAGATGGAAGCCAAAGATATAGTAAAAATTAAAGATAAAATAGCTAAGGTTGATGGCGTAGAAAAAGTGCTTTGGGTAGATGATTTAATGGATACATCTATACCAAAAGAAATACTACCACATAAAATAAAAGATTCCTTTTATAATAAAGACTCTACATTAATGATTATAAAGTTTCAGGAATCACCAGCCTCAGAAAGAACCCAAGAAGCTATAGCAACAATAAGAACACATTTAAATAAGCAATGTTTTTTAAGTGGAATGTCAGCAATAATAAAAGATACTAAAGATTTATCAGATAAAGAAACACCTTTTTATGTATTGACAGCAGTAGCTTTATCAGTAGTAGTTCTAATGCTTACAATGGAATCCACATTGGTACCATTTATATTCCTTATATCCATAGGTTTTGCAGTACTTTATAATATGGGAACCAATGTATTTTTAGGTGAAATATCTTATATAACTAAGGCATTGGCAGCAGTACTCCAATTAGGGGTTACAATGGACTACTCAATATTCTTACTTCATAGGTACGAAGAAGAAAAAGAGAAATATGAAAGTAGAAATGAAGCTATGGCAGAGGCAGTTAGTAATACAATTACAGCCATAGGGGGTAGTTCTCTTACAACTATAGCAGGATTTTTAGCATTGTGTGCAATGAACTTAACTTTAGGAAAAGATATAGGACTTGTAATGGCAAAAGGAGTAGTTTTAGGAGTTATAGCTACAGTAACAATACTTCCAGCCTTTATATTATATTTTGATAAAGCTATTCATAAATATACTCATAAAACCATATTGCCAGAGTTTAATAAGACATCAAATCTAGTTATTAAAAAATATAAACTATTTATATTAATATTTTTAATAGCTTTTGTACCAGCAGTGTATGGAGAAAAAAATGCTAAGGTTTATTACAATCTAGATGAAACCCTACCTAAAGATATGCAATCTATTGTGGCTTTAAATAAACTTAAAGATAATTACAATATGACAACAACTCATTTTATAATTGTAAAAGATAAGGTTAAACCTTATGAAATAAAAGAAATGGTAGAAAAAATAGAAAAAGTAGACGGCATAGGTAAGGTACTATCCTATGATAAAATAATAGGTTCAGCTATACCAGAAAACTTTTTACCACAGGAAGTAAAAGATACCTTTAAAAAAGGTGGCTATAATTTAATAATAGCAAATTCAGAGTATAAAGCAGCTAGAGATGAAGAAAACGCTCAAATAGAAGAAATAAATAAAATAGTAAAAAATTATGACAAAGAGGCAATGATAGCAGGGGAAGGTCCTTTAACAAAAGACCTAATAGAAATTGCAGATAAAGATTTTAAAAATGTAAGTTATGTTTCTATATTAGCTATATTTGCAATAATATTCTTTGTGTTTAAATCGATATCAATTCCAGTAATATTAGTTTCAGCTATTCAGTTAGCTATATTTATAAATATGGGAATACCATTTTATACAGGAACAGAAATACCATTTGTAGCTTCTATAGTAATAGGTACTATACAACTAGGGGCTACCGTAGACTATGCTATATTAATGACAAATAGATTTAAAGAAGAATTAGGATATGGGCATAATAAGTTTGAAGCTATGAAGATATCTATACAAGGTTCAGCAAAGTCTATAATAACAAGTGCACTAACATTTTTTAGTGCAACTGCAGGAGTTGCCATTGTTTCTAAAATGGAACTAATTGATAGCTTGTGTATATTAATGGCTCGTGGAGCTATCATAAGCATGTTTGTAACAGTATTTATATTACCATCCATATTGATAGTAGCAGAGCCTATAATAGCTAAGACATCAAAGGGATGGAGAAAAAGTAGTGAAGCAAAAGAAGCGAGTAAAATGCCAGCTTAG
- a CDS encoding phosphatase PAP2 family protein, translating into MNLIQNVDIYILDFIHKNIANNFLDKIMIFITSIGNLGLIWIGISLLLLISKRYRKVGVLCIASLFLSSLIGEVLLKNLVQRGRPFTAVEGINLLIKAPKSFSFPSGHTASSFAVATVVGRKIEKFKLPIYILAIAIAFSRLYLYVHYPSDVLVGALIGVISAKIILYMHSKHNF; encoded by the coding sequence ATGAATTTAATACAAAATGTGGATATATATATATTAGACTTTATTCATAAAAATATAGCAAATAATTTTTTAGATAAAATAATGATATTTATAACATCCATAGGAAATTTAGGACTAATTTGGATAGGAATATCTTTACTACTATTGATAAGTAAAAGATATAGAAAAGTAGGAGTGTTATGCATAGCATCCTTATTTCTAAGTTCCTTAATAGGAGAAGTATTGCTTAAAAATTTAGTACAAAGAGGAAGACCTTTTACAGCTGTAGAAGGAATAAACTTATTGATTAAAGCTCCTAAGAGTTTTTCTTTCCCATCAGGTCATACAGCATCTTCTTTTGCAGTGGCTACAGTCGTAGGAAGAAAAATAGAAAAATTTAAATTACCCATATATATATTAGCTATTGCTATAGCTTTTTCTAGATTGTATTTATATGTTCATTACCCATCAGATGTATTGGTAGGAGCTTTGATAGGCGTAATTAGTGCAAAAATAATACTTTATATGCACAGCAAGCATAATTTTTAA
- a CDS encoding DUF346 domain-containing protein, whose amino-acid sequence MYPFFYNPNNFNTYDSNENFICPYFQNSYNNHQNNFRGEYSNFDDLEESKKNINKIEYEASFRDWEPWRNLGGNITSGLGASSWSPNRLDLFARGANGQLIHNWFDNGRWNVWEDLGGNITSSPKAVSWGFNRIDVFARGTDNAMYHKWWDGSTWSGFENLGGQLTSAPTVSSWGFNRLDTFARGTGNQLYHRWWDGSSWSQWENLGGYLTSGPSAVSWGPNRIDVFARSRTNSLIHKWWNGTSWSDWEDLGGFLTSAPSASSRGANRIDVFARGRNDRLMYKYWDGSNWSDWSNLQGSLTSEPVSVSRDSSSINVFAKGPRNNVIERIYS is encoded by the coding sequence ATGTACCCATTTTTTTATAATCCAAATAATTTTAATACTTATGATTCAAATGAAAATTTTATATGCCCATATTTTCAAAATTCTTATAATAATCATCAAAATAACTTTAGAGGTGAATATTCTAACTTTGATGATTTAGAGGAAAGCAAAAAAAACATAAATAAAATTGAATATGAAGCTTCTTTTAGAGATTGGGAGCCTTGGAGAAATTTAGGTGGCAATATAACTTCTGGTTTAGGGGCTTCTTCTTGGTCTCCTAATAGATTAGATCTATTTGCTAGAGGAGCAAATGGACAATTGATTCACAATTGGTTTGATAATGGAAGATGGAATGTTTGGGAAGATCTTGGAGGTAACATAACGTCTTCTCCTAAAGCTGTATCTTGGGGCTTTAACAGAATTGATGTATTTGCTCGTGGCACTGATAATGCTATGTATCATAAGTGGTGGGATGGTTCTACTTGGAGTGGCTTTGAAAATCTTGGTGGACAACTTACCTCAGCTCCTACTGTTTCTTCTTGGGGTTTTAATAGATTAGATACCTTTGCTAGAGGTACTGGCAATCAGTTATATCATAGATGGTGGGATGGGTCTAGCTGGAGTCAGTGGGAAAACCTAGGTGGCTATCTAACTTCAGGTCCTAGCGCAGTTTCTTGGGGTCCTAATAGAATTGATGTTTTTGCTCGCAGTAGAACTAATTCTTTAATTCATAAATGGTGGAATGGCACCAGTTGGAGTGACTGGGAAGATTTAGGTGGATTCTTAACTTCTGCTCCTTCTGCTTCCTCTAGAGGTGCAAATAGAATTGATGTTTTTGCCCGTGGAAGAAACGATAGACTTATGTATAAATATTGGGATGGATCTAATTGGAGTGATTGGAGCAACTTGCAAGGCAGCTTAACTTCTGAACCAGTTTCTGTTTCTAGAGATTCTTCTAGCATAAATGTATTTGCAAAGGGGCCTAGAAATAATGTTATAGAAAGAATTTATTCCTAA
- a CDS encoding DUF3189 family protein gives MDIIMIVYHDVGGAHSSCVAANIHVNNLSSNLTPTKEDLLKLPTFDKITKQDVGHLKFIGADEFGHKVYTLSVQYKPNIVIPAIRDMYREVNGSDSDLILVSSQPFVNTWMKIGGFTSRRLGIVSVGRPIVTYGTLKSYRGLVDLVGKVKKKIQISVPM, from the coding sequence GTGGATATTATTATGATTGTATATCATGATGTTGGAGGAGCTCACTCCAGCTGTGTAGCAGCTAATATACATGTTAACAACTTATCATCAAACTTAACTCCTACTAAAGAAGATTTACTAAAGTTGCCTACCTTTGATAAAATTACTAAACAAGATGTAGGTCATCTTAAATTTATAGGAGCAGATGAATTTGGACATAAAGTATATACTTTAAGTGTACAATATAAACCTAATATAGTAATACCAGCTATTAGAGATATGTATAGAGAAGTTAATGGTTCTGACAGTGATTTAATATTGGTTAGTTCTCAACCTTTTGTAAATACATGGATGAAAATTGGTGGTTTTACATCTAGAAGATTAGGTATTGTATCTGTTGGCAGGCCTATTGTAACTTATGGAACTTTAAAATCTTATAGGGGTCTTGTTGATTTAGTTGGAAAAGTAAAAAAGAAAATACAAATTAGTGTCCCAATGTAA
- a CDS encoding DUF3793 family protein, translated as MSRNLVTKYMNVINAMEDKKYLYSLLLYLIAPTLDGVKPSTIVTLSSSGKSLDLLWCRYKEEFLSLYKISYIELKKTDKCTTILFYHKKALNNVLYNKYNLEFLQEIGYKDFSSEKSFLFKLKSRFKDTCPHEIGIFLGIPIEEVKSFMEDPKRECIYCGYWKVYNNIQKAKEQFTTYDRSRTNMILEVLGKELSV; from the coding sequence ATGAGTAGAAATTTAGTGACAAAATATATGAATGTTATAAATGCCATGGAAGATAAAAAATATTTATATTCCTTACTTTTATATTTAATTGCGCCAACTTTAGATGGAGTAAAGCCATCTACTATTGTTACTTTAAGCAGCAGTGGTAAAAGTTTAGATTTATTATGGTGTAGATATAAAGAAGAATTTCTAAGCCTTTATAAAATTAGCTATATAGAACTAAAAAAGACAGATAAATGCACAACTATTTTGTTTTATCATAAAAAAGCGCTAAATAATGTATTATATAATAAATATAATTTAGAATTTTTACAGGAAATAGGATATAAAGATTTTTCTAGTGAAAAATCATTTTTGTTTAAGTTAAAAAGTAGATTTAAAGATACCTGTCCTCACGAAATAGGAATATTTTTAGGTATACCTATAGAAGAAGTAAAATCCTTTATGGAAGATCCAAAAAGAGAATGTATATATTGTGGTTACTGGAAAGTTTATAACAATATACAAAAAGCTAAAGAACAATTTACTACTTATGATAGAAGTAGAACCAATATGATTTTAGAAGTATTAGGAAAAGAATTAAGTGTATAA
- a CDS encoding DUF2325 domain-containing protein, which produces MSVFVVGGDKIKTIKENLKEMGFNKINHVTGRRTRHRKIQVPTNTDLVLILTDYVGHTVVESIKEQSKSQNTRIVYSRRAWTSIEKTLKDTIGSN; this is translated from the coding sequence ATGAGTGTTTTCGTTGTGGGAGGAGATAAAATTAAAACCATAAAAGAAAACTTAAAGGAAATGGGCTTTAATAAAATAAATCATGTTACAGGTAGAAGAACTAGACATAGAAAAATACAAGTACCTACTAATACAGATTTAGTTTTAATATTAACAGATTATGTTGGTCACACTGTAGTAGAATCTATAAAGGAACAAAGTAAATCTCAAAATACTAGGATAGTTTATTCTAGAAGAGCCTGGACTAGCATTGAGAAAACATTAAAAGATACTATAGGAAGCAATTAA
- the adhE gene encoding bifunctional acetaldehyde-CoA/alcohol dehydrogenase has translation MKITTTEELMKKIEKIKEAQKIYSTYSQEQVDKIFKAAAIAANKERIKLAKIAVEETGMGIIEDKVIKNHFASEYIYNKYKDEKTCGVIEKDEAFGITKIAEPIGVIAAIVPTTNPTSTAIFKSLIALKTRNGIIFSPHPRAKKSTIMAAKIVLDAAVKAGAPKEIIGWIDEPTLELSNAVMSNTNLVLATGGPGMVKAAYSSGKPAIGVGPGNVPAIIHETADIKMAVSSVILSKTFDNGMICASEQSVIVMDSIYEEVRKEFELRGAYILNREETEKVKKIILVNGNVNAKIVGQTPQKIGEMAGIKVPAWAKLLVGEVQSVELEEPFSHEKLSPVLAMYKVKTYEEALTKAERLVELGGFGHTSSLYINTIKCKEEVEKFSNNMKTGRTIINMPSAQGGIGDIYNFRLAPSLTLGCGSWGGNSVSENVGPKHLLNIKNVAERRENMLWFRVPEKVYFKYGCLPVALKELKNMNKKKAFIVTDKVLYELGVAKKTTDVLDEIGISYKVFFDVAPDPTLEIAKKGAKEMMDFNPDTIIAIGGGSAMDAAKIMWVMYEHPEVEFEDLAMRFMDIRKRVYQFPHMGDKAMMISVATSAGTGSEVTPFAVITDEKTGVKYPLADYELTPDMAIVDADLMLNMPKGLTAASGIDALTHAVEAYVSVMSSEYTDGLCLEAIETIFEYLPKAYKEGAKDIEAREKMAHASTIAGMAFANAFLGVCHSMAHKLGSMHHVPHGIANALLINETIKFNSDDMPRKQTAFPQYKYPNAKAKYAKIADYLSLGGKTDDEKVELLIKAIDKLKAEVNIPTSIEEAGVSKDKFFKTLDEMSEQAFDDQCTGANPRYPLISEIKQMYTNVFSTKK, from the coding sequence ATGAAAATTACAACCACTGAAGAACTTATGAAAAAAATTGAAAAGATTAAAGAGGCACAAAAGATTTATTCAACATATTCTCAAGAGCAAGTAGACAAAATATTTAAAGCAGCAGCTATAGCAGCTAACAAAGAGAGAATAAAACTTGCAAAAATTGCAGTAGAAGAAACTGGAATGGGAATTATAGAAGATAAAGTTATAAAAAATCATTTTGCATCTGAATATATTTATAACAAATACAAAGATGAAAAAACTTGTGGTGTAATAGAAAAGGATGAGGCTTTTGGTATAACAAAAATTGCAGAGCCAATAGGTGTAATTGCTGCAATAGTTCCAACAACTAATCCAACTTCAACAGCTATTTTTAAATCATTAATAGCTTTGAAAACTAGAAATGGTATAATTTTTTCACCACATCCAAGAGCTAAAAAATCTACAATAATGGCAGCAAAAATCGTTTTAGATGCAGCAGTAAAAGCAGGAGCACCAAAAGAAATAATAGGATGGATAGATGAACCTACACTAGAATTATCTAATGCAGTAATGAGCAATACAAATTTAGTACTTGCAACAGGTGGACCAGGTATGGTTAAAGCAGCTTACTCTTCAGGGAAACCAGCGATAGGTGTAGGACCTGGAAATGTACCAGCTATAATACATGAAACAGCAGATATTAAAATGGCTGTAAGTTCAGTAATACTTTCTAAGACTTTTGATAATGGTATGATTTGTGCTTCAGAACAATCAGTAATAGTAATGGATAGCATATATGAAGAAGTAAGAAAAGAATTTGAATTAAGAGGCGCTTATATATTAAATAGAGAAGAAACAGAAAAAGTTAAAAAAATAATTTTAGTTAACGGAAATGTAAATGCTAAAATTGTTGGACAAACACCACAAAAAATAGGAGAAATGGCAGGAATCAAAGTACCAGCTTGGGCTAAACTTCTAGTTGGAGAAGTTCAATCAGTAGAATTAGAAGAACCATTCTCTCATGAAAAGTTATCACCAGTTTTAGCAATGTATAAAGTTAAAACTTATGAAGAAGCTTTAACTAAAGCAGAAAGATTAGTAGAATTAGGAGGATTTGGACATACATCCTCATTATATATAAATACAATAAAATGTAAAGAAGAAGTAGAAAAATTCTCAAACAATATGAAAACAGGAAGAACAATTATAAATATGCCATCAGCTCAAGGTGGTATAGGGGATATATATAACTTTAGATTAGCACCATCTCTAACTCTTGGTTGCGGATCTTGGGGTGGAAACTCAGTATCAGAGAATGTAGGCCCAAAACATTTATTAAATATTAAAAACGTAGCTGAGAGGAGAGAGAATATGCTTTGGTTTAGAGTGCCAGAAAAAGTTTACTTCAAATATGGATGTCTTCCAGTAGCTTTAAAAGAATTAAAAAATATGAACAAGAAAAAAGCCTTTATAGTTACAGATAAGGTGTTATATGAATTAGGAGTTGCTAAAAAGACAACAGATGTATTAGATGAAATAGGAATAAGCTACAAAGTATTCTTTGATGTAGCACCAGATCCAACTTTAGAAATAGCTAAAAAAGGTGCAAAGGAAATGATGGATTTCAATCCTGACACAATAATAGCTATAGGTGGAGGATCTGCTATGGATGCAGCTAAAATAATGTGGGTAATGTATGAACATCCAGAAGTAGAATTTGAAGATTTAGCTATGAGATTTATGGATATAAGAAAAAGAGTATATCAATTCCCACATATGGGTGACAAAGCAATGATGATATCAGTAGCTACATCAGCAGGTACTGGTTCAGAAGTAACTCCTTTTGCTGTTATAACTGATGAAAAAACAGGAGTAAAATATCCATTAGCAGATTATGAATTAACTCCAGATATGGCTATAGTAGATGCAGATTTAATGCTTAATATGCCAAAAGGATTAACAGCGGCATCAGGAATTGATGCATTAACTCATGCAGTAGAAGCTTATGTATCAGTTATGTCATCAGAATATACAGATGGATTATGCCTAGAAGCTATAGAAACTATATTTGAATATCTACCAAAAGCTTATAAAGAAGGAGCTAAAGATATAGAAGCAAGAGAAAAAATGGCTCATGCATCAACAATAGCAGGTATGGCTTTTGCAAATGCTTTCTTAGGAGTATGTCACTCTATGGCTCATAAATTAGGTTCTATGCATCATGTACCACATGGTATAGCTAATGCTTTATTAATAAATGAAACAATTAAATTTAATTCCGATGATATGCCAAGAAAGCAAACTGCTTTCCCACAATATAAATATCCAAATGCTAAGGCTAAATATGCAAAAATAGCAGATTATTTATCATTAGGTGGAAAAACTGATGATGAAAAAGTAGAATTATTGATAAAAGCTATAGATAAACTAAAAGCAGAAGTAAATATTCCAACTTCTATAGAAGAAGCAGGAGTATCAAAGGATAAATTCTTTAAAACTTTAGATGAAATGTCTGAGCAAGCTTTTGATGACCAATGTACAGGAGCTAACCCAAGATATCCATTAATAAGTGAAATAAAACAAATGTATACTAATGTTTTTAGTACTAAAAAATAG
- a CDS encoding Xaa-Pro peptidase family protein, which yields MNQERLNKVLEGMKEREIPQMLISDAPAIFYLTGKWIHTGERLIALYLNENGNHKLFINELFPVTEDLGVEKVWFNDNQDGVEIISKYVEKDKVMGVDKNWPARFLLRLMELQGGSKFVNGSIIIDRARMFKDEKEKELMRASSKANDAAMEKLYNLFKENQDLSEKEVGERLAKIYSDLGAERFSFDPIVGYGANAADPHHENDGSKLKEGDCIVLDIGCVKDSYCSDMTRVFFYKSVPEHSKKVYDTVVAANMAGIDAVKPGVRFCDIDKASRDVIEKAGYGKYFTHRTGHSIGIEDHDLGDVSAVNTEEIKPGMIFSIEPGIYLPGEVGVRIEDLVLVTEDGCEVLNKYSKELTIIE from the coding sequence ATGAACCAAGAAAGACTTAATAAAGTTTTAGAGGGAATGAAAGAAAGAGAAATTCCTCAAATGTTGATTTCAGATGCACCAGCTATATTTTATTTAACAGGAAAATGGATACATACAGGAGAAAGATTAATAGCTCTTTACCTTAATGAAAATGGGAACCATAAATTATTTATAAATGAATTATTCCCAGTAACTGAAGACTTAGGAGTAGAAAAAGTTTGGTTTAATGATAACCAAGATGGAGTAGAAATAATTTCTAAATATGTTGAAAAAGATAAAGTAATGGGTGTAGATAAAAATTGGCCAGCACGTTTTTTATTAAGACTTATGGAATTACAAGGCGGAAGCAAATTTGTTAATGGTTCAATAATAATAGATAGAGCAAGAATGTTCAAAGATGAAAAAGAAAAAGAATTAATGAGAGCTTCATCAAAAGCAAATGACGCTGCTATGGAAAAATTATATAACTTGTTTAAAGAAAATCAAGATTTATCAGAAAAAGAAGTCGGTGAAAGACTTGCAAAAATTTATAGTGACTTAGGTGCAGAAAGATTCTCATTTGATCCAATAGTAGGATATGGAGCAAATGCAGCAGATCCACATCATGAAAATGATGGTTCTAAACTTAAAGAAGGAGATTGCATAGTTTTAGATATAGGTTGTGTAAAAGATTCTTATTGTTCAGATATGACTAGAGTTTTCTTCTATAAAAGTGTTCCAGAACATTCAAAAAAAGTTTATGATACAGTAGTAGCTGCTAACATGGCAGGTATAGATGCTGTTAAACCAGGAGTAAGATTCTGTGATATAGATAAAGCTTCTAGAGACGTTATAGAAAAAGCTGGATATGGAAAATACTTTACTCATAGAACAGGACACTCAATTGGTATAGAAGATCACGACTTAGGAGATGTTTCAGCAGTTAACACTGAAGAAATAAAACCAGGAATGATATTCTCAATAGAACCAGGTATATACTTACCAGGTGAAGTTGGTGTTAGAATAGAAGACTTAGTTTTAGTAACAGAAGATGGTTGTGAAGTTTTAAATAAATATAGTAAAGAGTTAACTATAATAGAATAA
- a CDS encoding amino acid permease, with translation MKKKIGLWDLVFMNVSALFGIRWIAKSTASSFGLGLGAIPAWVLFAFIFFLPSALICAELAATYPRDGGLYEWVKEAYGEKWGFMVSWLNWTAKLFWYSSFLTFLIVNVSYTLGKPELAGNKMFVLICSLVIFWILSLISTKGMAFAKIFTNVGALGSTVPAVLLIVMALISVLVFGHKPASTYTIATLTPKLNMDSLAAISSVMFGLAGAETAANFVTEIDDAKKTFPKAILISAAIVGGLYVLGSIAITMIIPTDKITASEGILEALATVAANLGIGPWFIRIIAFGISLSVLGAIILYIASPIKMLFGSVKKGIFTDKFTKVNEHNIPVQAVILQAVIVSIILLATTLLPSVDAIYNVLVTMTALTSLFPYVLLFQSYVKLRKDRPNEVRPYEMSKNNGKAIAIANMVLIISVIGIVLSAAPVMPTLKENIIYELEMIGGAVLVISIGLWKWNNFVRKTGFREEK, from the coding sequence ATGAAAAAGAAAATAGGTCTATGGGACTTGGTTTTCATGAATGTATCAGCGCTTTTTGGAATTAGATGGATAGCAAAGTCTACAGCATCTAGTTTTGGGTTAGGCCTCGGTGCAATACCAGCATGGGTATTGTTTGCATTTATATTTTTCTTACCAAGTGCGCTTATTTGTGCAGAGCTTGCAGCTACTTATCCAAGAGATGGAGGTCTTTATGAATGGGTAAAAGAAGCTTATGGAGAAAAATGGGGCTTTATGGTTTCTTGGTTAAATTGGACAGCTAAATTATTTTGGTATTCTTCATTTTTAACATTTTTAATAGTAAACGTTTCTTATACATTAGGTAAGCCAGAACTTGCAGGAAATAAAATGTTTGTACTTATATGTTCATTAGTTATATTTTGGATACTTTCATTAATTAGCACAAAAGGCATGGCTTTTGCTAAGATATTTACTAATGTAGGGGCATTAGGTTCAACTGTGCCAGCAGTTCTTTTAATAGTAATGGCATTGATATCAGTATTAGTTTTTGGGCATAAACCAGCTTCAACTTATACTATAGCTACATTAACGCCAAAATTAAATATGGATTCTTTGGCAGCAATTTCATCAGTTATGTTTGGACTTGCAGGAGCAGAAACTGCTGCAAACTTTGTTACAGAAATAGATGATGCTAAAAAGACTTTCCCAAAGGCAATTCTAATATCAGCAGCTATAGTTGGAGGTCTTTATGTACTAGGTTCAATTGCTATAACTATGATCATTCCAACAGATAAGATAACTGCATCTGAAGGTATCTTAGAAGCTCTAGCAACAGTTGCAGCTAATTTAGGAATAGGACCATGGTTTATAAGAATAATAGCTTTTGGTATTTCTTTATCAGTTCTTGGAGCAATAATACTTTATATAGCATCACCAATAAAGATGTTATTCGGTAGCGTTAAAAAAGGAATATTTACAGATAAATTTACAAAAGTTAATGAACACAATATACCTGTACAAGCAGTTATATTACAAGCAGTTATAGTAAGTATAATATTGTTAGCTACTACATTATTACCATCCGTTGATGCAATATATAATGTACTTGTTACAATGACAGCTTTAACATCATTATTCCCATATGTTTTACTATTCCAATCATATGTAAAATTGAGAAAAGATAGACCAAACGAAGTAAGACCATATGAAATGTCTAAAAACAATGGAAAAGCTATAGCTATAGCTAATATGGTACTTATAATATCAGTAATAGGAATAGTTTTATCAGCAGCACCAGTTATGCCAACTTTAAAAGAAAATATTATATATGAATTAGAAATGATAGGCGGAGCAGTTTTAGTTATAAGTATAGGGTTGTGGAAATGGAATAATTTTGTTAGAAAAACAGGATTTAGGGAAGAAAAATAG
- a CDS encoding XRE family transcriptional regulator, whose protein sequence is MINEIAEKIRNLRKEKNLTLKDLSEKTGLSISFLSQVENSSSSLAITSLKKIADALNVPITYFFKSPELHKYLVKKQEREVFELEGSSSKFVRLSGNFSERNMESILVIIPAEKQHGHKFNHPGEEFIYVLEGAIVATIDGEEYFVNEGDSIHFPSTIPHILSNPLKTDSKILTVVCPVIF, encoded by the coding sequence ATGATCAATGAAATTGCTGAAAAAATTAGGAATTTAAGAAAAGAAAAAAATTTAACATTAAAAGATCTTAGTGAAAAAACTGGTTTATCCATAAGTTTTTTATCACAAGTGGAAAATAGTTCTTCTTCTCTTGCAATTACTTCTTTAAAAAAAATAGCAGATGCATTAAATGTACCTATAACCTATTTTTTTAAAAGTCCAGAACTTCATAAATATTTAGTAAAAAAACAAGAAAGAGAAGTTTTTGAACTTGAAGGTTCTAGTTCAAAATTTGTAAGACTAAGTGGTAATTTTTCCGAAAGAAATATGGAATCCATATTAGTTATAATACCTGCTGAAAAACAGCATGGCCATAAATTTAACCATCCAGGAGAAGAATTTATATATGTATTAGAAGGAGCTATTGTAGCTACTATAGATGGGGAAGAGTATTTTGTAAACGAAGGTGATTCTATTCATTTTCCTTCAACTATACCACATATACTTTCTAACCCTCTTAAAACAGATTCTAAAATATTAACAGTAGTATGTCCTGTAATTTTTTAA